From the genome of Acidobacteriota bacterium:
CAGCCGGTTCGAATTCGAACTGTTCTCGGAGCCCACCACGAGTAGCAGATCCGCTTGGGGAGCTACATTCTTCACCGCGATCTGCCGATTTTCGGTGGCGTAGCAGATATCTTGCGCATGGGGCCCGTGAATCTTGGGGAACTTGCGTTTCAGGGCCTCGATGATGTCCTTGGCTTCATCAAGTGACAGCGTGGTCTGCGTCAGATAGGCGACTCGCTCGGGATCGGGGACATGAACCCGTTCGACTTCTGCCGGCGAACTGACGACCTGCGTCACATCCGGAGCCTCGCCTAGCGTGCCGATGATCTCATCGTGATCGCGGTGTCCCACGAGGATCAGGGAATTGCCTTGCTTGGCGAACTTGATCGCCTCTACGTGGACCTTGGTGACAAGCGGACAGGTGGCGTCGATAACCTTCAGCTTCCGAGCTTTGCTGGCCTCGCGAACTTCGGGAGCTACTCCGTGCGCGCTGTAGATAACACGTGCTCCCTCCGGAACGTCCTCGACGCTATCCACGAAAATTGCGCCCTTTGCAGCTAAATCATCAACGACGTAGCGGTTATGAACGATCTCTTTGCGGACGTAAATTGGGGCGCCAAACGTCTCCAGCGCAATGCGGACAATGTCGATCGCGCGCACCACGCCGGCGCAGAATCCCCGCGGCTTGAGCAGCAGGACTGTCTTCTCGGAATTGGGGGTCATTACCTGTCTCTAAGTATAGCCGCGAACACCGAATAATCCGATTTCAAAACTACAAGGCGGAACTTGGCCAGTCAACGCAACTTCCTGAAATGGCGAGGATTAGCATTGGGCGGGGGTTATGGGGACGCGAATGGCGGGTTCACGTTCGGGCAGTGTTTGGGGTGTCATTCCCAAGCGAAGCGAGGAATCCCTATCGTGCCGATGCACTTTCGTGAAACCAGGCAGTTGCCGGCTAAGGCTCGCAATGACAATACTCACGACGCATTCGCCTTCAACATCTGCTCGGCATGCTTCAGGCTCGCGTCGGTTAACTTCGCGCCGCTCAACATTCTGGCGATCTCTTCTCGGCGCTCTTGGGTGTCCAATTGGCGA
Proteins encoded in this window:
- a CDS encoding 4-hydroxy-3-methylbut-2-enyl diphosphate reductase, whose amino-acid sequence is MTPNSEKTVLLLKPRGFCAGVVRAIDIVRIALETFGAPIYVRKEIVHNRYVVDDLAAKGAIFVDSVEDVPEGARVIYSAHGVAPEVREASKARKLKVIDATCPLVTKVHVEAIKFAKQGNSLILVGHRDHDEIIGTLGEAPDVTQVVSSPAEVERVHVPDPERVAYLTQTTLSLDEAKDIIEALKRKFPKIHGPHAQDICYATENRQIAVKNVAPQADLLLVVGSENSSNSNRLVEVATRLETPAYLIENFRAIRPEWLEDVKAVALTAGASAPECLVEEVVEYLSTKEGFNRVEEVEIMAENVRFGLPPEIVAAIHAAPSTTVVAAES